From Deferrisoma camini S3R1, the proteins below share one genomic window:
- a CDS encoding sigma-54 interaction domain-containing protein yields the protein MAELSDILSVIAEALGPYDPDEAVVEALRTLLDNRYEGLIVVDAEGRVVYMNRENERFLGLARGAAKGRHITDLIPSSRLHVVCQTGRAEVGHLQEIEGKTKVVARIPLRRDGRVVGAMGSIMFRDLREVDRLARKVRVLEDQVASYQRKLRQLPQRNRYTFDNILGRGRRLREAVDLAKRVARSDADVLLVGETGTGKELFAHAIHNESPRAHGPFVRLNCAAIPRDLAESELFGYEPGSFSGADRKGRIGKFEQAHGGTIFLDEIGELPLDIQAKLLRVLQEREVERLGGTGPRYVDFRLVAATNVDLKDLVEAGRFRADLYFRMNRMLVYLPPLRDHPEDIPLYVEHFLETHYDFEGTGKRRMAPEALAALQAYPWPGNVRELQNVVERVAWNATGPEIRLADLPPQILTADPAARAAGGEGEGTLLRQAVEEAEKRVIRRVLQITGGNKKRACELLGIHRATLYQKLARYGEK from the coding sequence ATGGCGGAGCTGAGCGACATCCTCTCGGTGATCGCCGAGGCCCTGGGTCCCTACGACCCCGACGAGGCGGTGGTGGAGGCCCTGCGCACCCTGCTCGACAACCGCTACGAGGGGCTGATCGTGGTGGATGCCGAGGGCCGGGTCGTGTACATGAACCGGGAGAACGAAAGGTTCCTCGGCCTGGCCCGCGGGGCCGCCAAGGGCCGGCACATCACCGACCTGATCCCTTCCTCCCGCCTCCACGTGGTGTGTCAGACCGGCCGAGCCGAGGTGGGTCACCTGCAGGAGATCGAGGGCAAGACCAAGGTGGTGGCCCGGATCCCCCTGCGGCGCGACGGCCGCGTGGTGGGCGCCATGGGCTCGATTATGTTCCGCGACCTTCGCGAGGTGGACCGCCTCGCCCGCAAGGTTCGGGTGCTCGAGGACCAGGTCGCCAGCTACCAGCGCAAGCTCCGGCAGCTGCCCCAGCGAAACCGCTATACCTTCGACAACATCCTGGGCCGGGGCCGCAGGCTGCGCGAGGCCGTGGACCTGGCCAAGCGGGTGGCCCGGTCCGACGCGGACGTGCTCCTGGTGGGGGAGACCGGCACCGGCAAGGAGCTGTTCGCCCACGCCATCCACAACGAGAGCCCCCGGGCCCACGGCCCGTTCGTGCGGCTGAACTGCGCCGCGATCCCCCGGGACCTGGCCGAGTCGGAGCTGTTCGGGTACGAGCCCGGCTCGTTCTCGGGCGCCGACCGCAAGGGGCGGATCGGCAAGTTCGAGCAGGCCCACGGGGGCACCATCTTCCTCGACGAGATCGGCGAGCTCCCCTTAGACATCCAGGCCAAGCTCCTCCGGGTGCTGCAGGAACGGGAGGTGGAGAGGCTGGGGGGCACCGGCCCCCGGTACGTGGACTTCCGGCTCGTGGCGGCCACCAACGTGGACCTGAAGGACCTCGTAGAGGCGGGACGGTTCCGGGCCGACCTGTACTTTCGCATGAACCGGATGCTGGTGTACCTGCCTCCCCTCCGGGATCACCCGGAGGACATCCCCTTGTACGTCGAGCACTTCCTGGAGACCCACTACGACTTCGAGGGGACCGGCAAGCGCCGCATGGCCCCCGAGGCCCTGGCCGCCCTCCAGGCCTACCCCTGGCCCGGGAACGTGCGGGAGCTCCAGAACGTGGTGGAGCGGGTGGCGTGGAACGCCACCGGCCCGGAGATCCGTCTTGCGGATCTGCCGCCCCAGATCCTCACCGCCGACCCCGCCGCCCGGGCGGCCGGGGGGGAGGGGGAGGGCACGCTCCTGCGTCAGGCGGTGGAGGAGGCCGAGAAGCGGGTGATCCGCCGGGTGCTCCAGATCACCGGCGGCAACAAGAAGCGGGCGTGTGAGCTGCTGGGCATCCACCGGGCTACCCTGTACCAGAAGCTAGCGCGCTA